The segment ACAAGCATTACCATTAAAAAAATGGAGACCAGTACCTGCAGAAGGATTGTTTTTTAAAAGAGCTCATTATTAGTCTTATATTGATTTATAAAAGTACAGCAAATTAATTAGAAAAACACCCCCAAATAAGGGGGTGTTTTATTATACAAGATGAGTTTCTGATATTTCTAAAAGAATTTTATCGATATCTTTTCTTAAATTTACATTTTTTGGCATTTCGGATTCTATTTTTTGTGTGGATCTCAGTACAGTACTGTGAGATTTACTGAATAATGATCCAATTTCTGTAGAAGTATATTTGGTATGTTTAGATGCAATATACATAGCAATTTGTCTAGGATGTGCTTTTGAGCTAAGTTTGCTATCTGATTTAATGTCACTTGTTTTGATTCCATAGTAGGCTGCAACGGCTTTTTGAATTTCGGGAACAGATAAATCTTGAGGAATTTCAATATGAATTTTATCACTAAGTACTTCTTTGGTGAGTTTTAATGAGATATCTTTTTTCTTTAAATCAGCATAAGCAAATAATTTGAGTAAAGTGCTTTTTAATTCACGAATATTAAGATCAATAGTATCTGCAATAAGATCAATAATTTTATTGTCAACTTTATGATTTTCTCGTTGAGCCATATCTAATAAAATAGCTTTTCTAGTCTCAAAATCAGGATTTTTGAGATCTACCGTTAATCCTCCTGATAGACGAGTACGAAGACGAGGATTAAGATCTTTCAATTTTTTGACCTGTCTATCTGAAGTAAATACCATTTGTACACCACGAGAAATGAGAGCATTAAAAACATTTTCTAATTCTTCTGTAGTAGAGTCTCGAGATTGCATCCCTTGAATATCGTCAATAACTAAGAGATCACATTGTCTATATTTTTCACGAAAAGCATGCATATTCTTCTTTTGTAAATGTTCAATAAATTCATTAGTAAAATCTTCACTAGTTATATAAATAGCTGTAGCTGTTGGGTTTTGGTGATGAAATTTGTGAACGATAGATTGTGTTAAATGTGTTTTACCTGTTCCCATAGGTCCGACAATCACAAGAGGATTGTATTTGGAACAGGTATCTTCTACAACAATATGAGCGGCTTTGTAAGCAAAATCATTACAATTTCCTGGAATGAAATGATCAAATATAAACTCAGAAGCAAGATTTATAGAGCTTGTTTTTAGTGGAGTTGTAGTTTGGGTAGTTGGTGTTATAGAAATTTTATCTACTTGATAAGAATCAATAATTTCAGAAGTAATAATACGAGCTTCTTGTATCATTTCAATACGAAAATCTTTGTTGAGAGAGTTTTGTAATAAGTATTCTTTTAAGATAGGAATACAACTTTTTTCAAACCATCCTTTTGTAAAAGGATCTTCTGCCAAAAGAATCATTAGATAATCATTTTGACATTCTTTAAAGTAAATACGCTTGAGTAAAGATCCTGAAAGACCATTGTCTAAATTTTTTGATAAATGTTGAAGGAGGATGTTCCAAAGTTCCATAGTAATAAAATTCCTTAATATATAATATTTTTTTTGAAATGATAAAAAATATTCGTTTTGATATTTGTTTTTTATGATAGCTTATTATTATATTTTTTTCCTAAAAAATCAAGAGCTTGGATCTGTTTGAAATATAAGAGTTCTAATTGTGCGATTCTGGGTTTTAATGTGTTGTTTTTTATTAAAATTGCACAATTGATTGTTTGAAATAGGTATAAATCATTATAATAAGATGATTTGCATAATACAAAATTCTTCGGTTTTTTATGCACAAAAATTCAATATTTGTGTTGTTTTTTTGAAAAATAAATATATTTATTTTTAATTGTATTTTTTTTTGAAAAAAGTTATAATATCTTATAATTTATTAATAATTCTAAATATTTATATGAATGGTGATAAATAGAATTAGGAGTTTGTCATATGTCTTTTAATATTGATCGTATAGCGAGTTTAGCAAATATTACTTTGAATGAAGAAGAAAAACAAACGGTCAAAACCAAAATGGAAGGGATTTTAAATTTTGTGGCTTCTATTACAGAGTTAGACTTGGGTAATCACACGGCAAATATATCAAGCTATGAATTAGCGACAGTACTTAGAGAAGATATTGTGGGCACAACCTTAACTCCGGAAGAGTTAGCTAAAAATATTCCCAAACTTGATAATTATAGTATTATTGTACCTCAAGTGATTCAAAAATAATGTTATCTTTAGCAGATCATCCAAAAATATATACTTCTCAAGATGAAATAACCACCATAGATTTACCAAAAGACAAAACTATAGTAATTGATATGGGATGTGGTCATGGTGATTATATGTTAGCTCATTGTCCTGATGATAAGGATGTTTTTTGGATAGGTGTAGATATTTCTCGCAAACGAGCCATAAAAACAGAAAAAAGATTGCTTAGAGAATATAATAGTAATTTTATTTTATTTGCTGATGATGGTCAAGATGTTTTAAGTATACTTCCAGCTAATTCTATAGATATTATTCATATTAATTTTCCAGACCCTTGGTTAAGAGACAAACAATGGAAAAACAGACTTTTTAGACCATCTTTTGTAACTGATTTAGTCAGAGTTCTAAAAAAAGGTGGAGTATTATCTTTTGTAACTGATATCAAAGAATATGCAGATTCTGTTGCAGAAATATTAACTCAATTCCCTCAATGGACAAGTATATTTACTCCTATGGTGCAAGAAAATATATTCCAAAGCTTTCCGACACTATTTTATAGAAAGATGAGTCCTTTAAGACCAATTTCTTATATAAAATTTCATAAAATATAGATTAAAAAGAAAAATCTTTAACTAAGGAGAATTTAATGCCACATTTTATTAATGATTCTTGTATTAACTGTGCATCATGTGAATCTGTATGTCCTGTAACTTGTATTAGTGAAGGGGATGGTGCTCGTGTAATTGATGGAAGTATCTGTATTGATTGTTCATCATGTGTAGCAGTATGTCCTGTAGATGCAATTCATATTCTATAAAAATAATGATGGATTATAAAGAACTCCTATGAATTTCATAGGAGTTCTTTTATTTTAAATAATTCAATTATCCTATAAAATATTTTGAAATATATTGATAAAATATAATAAATAGTTTAAGATCTGTATATCTATATTCCGACTTTTAAAAAGAATTTTACTTTAAATATTTAATAAGAATATTATGAAGATCTGATGGAGCAACAATGTGAAAAAAATAATTATTGTTATAAATATATTTCTTCTTAGCCAGGTTAATTTTACACAAGGTATTATTAATCCTAGTGAAAATACTATTTTAGATCAATCTATAGATACTATATTAAATGGAAGAAATAATAGAACATATATACAAGATGTTGGGGCAGAATCTTTAGGTGGTAGAGATATCATTGCTCCATTGATTCCTCCAGCTCGTTCTCGTCAAATTCCTGGTACAGAACAATTAATTATACCTGTTGAAGAAACGGATGGTCCTTTAAATTTGTCTCCTAATGATACAAAAGCTTATATTGTTTATAATAGAGCAACTATTGCTTTTAGAAACCAACAATACGAAACAGCTAGAGTATTATACAGGGATCTCATTAGACAATATCCAGAATCTAGTTATACTCCTTATGCACTGTATGTATTATCTATTTCTGAAACAGACTATAGACGAAAAATAAGAATTCTACTTACTATTAAAGAAAGATTTCCCAACTTTATTCATAGAGAATTAATTTTGGATAGATTAGGGGATATTTATTATCTCTTAGATAGTCCTGAAGCTGCTGTAGAAGTTCTAAAATTATCAAAATCATCTTATTCAATTTATTTGAGAGCTATGATAGCTTTGGATGCTCAGAAACCAAATCAAGCTATTAATCTTATTAAAGAATTCTTGAAAAAAGGTCCTAATAACGAAGCTGCGTATCAGGCATATATGCTTTATACAGAAGCTTTGATTTCTATACGAGGATACAAAAATGCGTTAATCGTTCTTGAAAAAGCAGTAGAGTTAAGACCTTGGGCTTATGATAATGGAGGATTGATTCTATTACATGCAGGCAAATCATTCTATAATCTTAAACAATATAGAGAAGCACTGTATGTATTTAGCTTATTAAGACTACGCTTTTCTAGATCTACAGAATCTCGTATGGCAGATCAATATCTAGTTTCTTTAAACAAACAAAATGTAGTTAGTATGCAATCCGTACCTTGGATTGCTGAGAGTTTTGAAACAACTATTAAAGCTCAACCTGTAGTAAGCTTACGGACTCCAAGAGGACCTTCTATCAATGATATGATGCAAATGAACTCTCTTCCTAGTTCATCAGTATCTGAACCAAGTTTAGAGGGAATTGCTTTTCTTCCTCCTATGCCTGTACCTGTACAAGCAAGTAATCAATATTCTCTTTTAGTTCCTTTATCTGATATAGGACCTAAAATTGAATTAGTAACTCTTACCAATATGCTTGTTCAAGAATACACAAATCAAACAGAAAAAGTTATAACAAATAGAGTATTTGTGGTAGAAACAAATACATTAACTAATAATTATACATTTGTGAATCGTGAATTCCTAACTAATGTACAAACAAAT is part of the Spirochaetota bacterium genome and harbors:
- the dnaA gene encoding chromosomal replication initiator protein DnaA produces the protein MELWNILLQHLSKNLDNGLSGSLLKRIYFKECQNDYLMILLAEDPFTKGWFEKSCIPILKEYLLQNSLNKDFRIEMIQEARIITSEIIDSYQVDKISITPTTQTTTPLKTSSINLASEFIFDHFIPGNCNDFAYKAAHIVVEDTCSKYNPLVIVGPMGTGKTHLTQSIVHKFHHQNPTATAIYITSEDFTNEFIEHLQKKNMHAFREKYRQCDLLVIDDIQGMQSRDSTTEELENVFNALISRGVQMVFTSDRQVKKLKDLNPRLRTRLSGGLTVDLKNPDFETRKAILLDMAQRENHKVDNKIIDLIADTIDLNIRELKSTLLKLFAYADLKKKDISLKLTKEVLSDKIHIEIPQDLSVPEIQKAVAAYYGIKTSDIKSDSKLSSKAHPRQIAMYIASKHTKYTSTEIGSLFSKSHSTVLRSTQKIESEMPKNVNLRKDIDKILLEISETHLV
- the gatC gene encoding Asp-tRNA(Asn)/Glu-tRNA(Gln) amidotransferase subunit GatC, yielding MSFNIDRIASLANITLNEEEKQTVKTKMEGILNFVASITELDLGNHTANISSYELATVLREDIVGTTLTPEELAKNIPKLDNYSIIVPQVIQK
- a CDS encoding methyltransferase domain-containing protein: MLSLADHPKIYTSQDEITTIDLPKDKTIVIDMGCGHGDYMLAHCPDDKDVFWIGVDISRKRAIKTEKRLLREYNSNFILFADDGQDVLSILPANSIDIIHINFPDPWLRDKQWKNRLFRPSFVTDLVRVLKKGGVLSFVTDIKEYADSVAEILTQFPQWTSIFTPMVQENIFQSFPTLFYRKMSPLRPISYIKFHKI
- a CDS encoding 4Fe-4S binding protein — protein: MPHFINDSCINCASCESVCPVTCISEGDGARVIDGSICIDCSSCVAVCPVDAIHIL
- a CDS encoding tetratricopeptide repeat protein; translated protein: MKKIIIVINIFLLSQVNFTQGIINPSENTILDQSIDTILNGRNNRTYIQDVGAESLGGRDIIAPLIPPARSRQIPGTEQLIIPVEETDGPLNLSPNDTKAYIVYNRATIAFRNQQYETARVLYRDLIRQYPESSYTPYALYVLSISETDYRRKIRILLTIKERFPNFIHRELILDRLGDIYYLLDSPEAAVEVLKLSKSSYSIYLRAMIALDAQKPNQAINLIKEFLKKGPNNEAAYQAYMLYTEALISIRGYKNALIVLEKAVELRPWAYDNGGLILLHAGKSFYNLKQYREALYVFSLLRLRFSRSTESRMADQYLVSLNKQNVVSMQSVPWIAESFETTIKAQPVVSLRTPRGPSINDMMQMNSLPSSSVSEPSLEGIAFLPPMPVPVQASNQYSLLVPLSDIGPKIELVTLTNMLVQEYTNQTEKVITNRVFVVETNTLTNNYTFVNREFLTNVQTNVMRIWETNTVVSYEPVVLWRTNYANINITNLITNIIDHVVTNEKIELLPLWRTNYNFINRPRDITNEIYRDITNKYLEFGINGETNWRMDIAKKKFIEIVPSWKSTYQSIDTNELVTNVLKSIVTNQRLELVPRWIDNVRTNDTYKLMDNIITNTRLRIAPRWITNFQIIQTNMRDAVITNTVNAVKTNVTEQVITNLINITHNKTNVITNVTETELTNFININRYITNVITNIAELVVTNRINRAFDKTNVITNI